A single genomic interval of Falsibacillus albus harbors:
- a CDS encoding bifunctional metallophosphatase/5'-nucleotidase: MKLTIIHTNDLHSHFENFTRAASWIRTNKTEHTLVLDGGDFADFKSIELQGTRGIAAIELLESVGYDAITIGNNETFNGVDTLEHMAGRSTVPFISNNLLKKDQTKIDGVFRSTIIEKNGLRILITGSSPDLGVFNDGLGVSISSYKEAAEEELKRNQGNYDICILLSHIGTEEDEKLAEEINGIDIIISAHDHQLYKEAKIVNGTIMNSAGCYGEHIGFLELEASEEKIELLRSGTIATDNLPSDEETVRLLKENKDRAVVVLSRPLYPLEKPLWHDVIEENPISNLIADGLKDMLQGDIGIINSGIVNAGAFDYLSNKKLVEICPSPLNPTTFEIQGKYIKQALEESLDAQVCMADGRGPGFRGKYAGKLHVSGAKIVHNGKKIVEMYIGDRPLDEEAWYTVASSDYLQRGSGYPSLANNRNDQYRPEEIRDVIRMYADKPEFIDRAVDKRWRETANVSVTL; the protein is encoded by the coding sequence ATGAAATTAACCATCATACATACAAATGACTTGCACAGTCATTTCGAAAATTTCACAAGAGCAGCTTCATGGATACGAACCAATAAGACTGAGCATACATTGGTGCTTGACGGCGGGGATTTTGCCGATTTCAAAAGCATCGAGCTTCAAGGCACAAGAGGAATTGCAGCCATCGAACTATTGGAATCGGTCGGCTACGATGCCATTACAATTGGGAATAATGAAACATTCAACGGAGTGGACACACTTGAACATATGGCAGGCCGCAGCACCGTTCCATTCATCAGCAACAACCTGTTGAAAAAGGATCAAACGAAAATCGATGGTGTGTTCAGAAGCACGATCATTGAGAAAAATGGTCTTCGCATCCTGATAACCGGTTCGTCGCCAGACTTAGGGGTCTTCAACGATGGACTCGGCGTGTCGATCAGCTCCTATAAGGAGGCTGCTGAAGAAGAACTGAAAAGGAATCAAGGAAACTATGACATTTGCATTCTTCTAAGCCATATCGGCACGGAGGAGGATGAGAAGCTCGCTGAGGAAATAAACGGAATCGATATCATCATTTCTGCTCACGATCACCAGCTATACAAGGAAGCGAAAATTGTCAATGGTACGATCATGAACAGTGCAGGCTGCTACGGTGAGCATATTGGTTTTTTGGAGCTAGAGGCTTCAGAAGAAAAGATAGAGCTGCTTCGTTCAGGCACGATTGCAACTGATAACCTTCCAAGTGATGAAGAAACGGTCCGCCTTTTAAAAGAGAATAAAGATAGAGCTGTCGTAGTGCTTAGCCGTCCATTGTACCCGTTGGAAAAACCGCTCTGGCATGATGTGATCGAGGAGAATCCGATCTCCAATTTGATTGCGGATGGCTTAAAGGATATGCTGCAGGGTGATATCGGCATCATTAACAGCGGGATTGTCAATGCAGGCGCATTCGATTACCTTTCGAATAAAAAATTAGTGGAAATTTGCCCCTCCCCTTTAAATCCAACAACTTTTGAAATACAGGGGAAATACATCAAGCAGGCCTTGGAGGAATCACTTGATGCCCAGGTTTGCATGGCAGATGGCAGAGGTCCAGGATTTCGTGGGAAATATGCAGGGAAGCTCCATGTTTCTGGAGCGAAAATTGTCCATAATGGCAAAAAAATCGTGGAAATGTACATAGGTGATCGTCCGTTGGATGAAGAAGCATGGTACACGGTGGCGAGCTCCGATTACTTGCAGCGGGGGTCTGGCTACCCATCACTTGCCAATAACCGCAATGATCAATACCGTCCAGAAGAAATCCGCGATGTTATCCGGATGTATGCCGACAAGCCTGAATTCATTGATCGGGCTGTCGACAAAAGGTGGCGTGAGACAGCAAATGTGTCTGTCACTTTGTAG
- a CDS encoding polysaccharide deacetylase family protein gives MKKTLILIGIIFAIILLWAFGTYKLMNARTFQLFGGLTSEVDTKQKVVAITFDDGPTKNVESILPLLENYHAKATFFLIGNELKKNPEEGKNIADAGHQIGNHSFSHHRMIFKSPAYIKNEIESTDRLIRETGYKGEIDFRPPNGKKLVGLPYYLKKQNRDTIMWSLEPDTYNQSASEKVKYVSEHVKPGSIILLHAMYDQKELKALEGILKELSNKGYHFVTVNQLQSFEK, from the coding sequence ATGAAAAAAACGCTTATCTTGATTGGCATCATCTTTGCAATAATTTTATTGTGGGCGTTCGGTACGTACAAATTAATGAATGCGAGAACATTTCAGCTGTTTGGCGGATTGACAAGTGAGGTGGATACAAAACAAAAAGTGGTGGCGATCACTTTTGACGACGGACCGACCAAAAATGTCGAGTCCATCTTGCCGTTGTTGGAAAATTACCATGCAAAAGCGACCTTTTTCTTGATCGGCAATGAATTGAAAAAGAATCCGGAGGAAGGCAAGAACATTGCTGATGCAGGACATCAAATCGGCAATCATAGCTTTTCACACCACCGGATGATTTTTAAATCTCCCGCATACATAAAAAACGAAATCGAAAGCACCGACAGGCTCATTCGAGAGACCGGGTATAAGGGAGAAATCGATTTTCGTCCCCCGAACGGCAAAAAACTTGTCGGCTTGCCCTATTATTTGAAAAAGCAAAACCGGGATACCATCATGTGGAGCCTTGAACCCGATACTTACAATCAATCGGCTTCAGAAAAAGTGAAATACGTCTCTGAACATGTAAAACCCGGGTCGATCATATTGCTCCACGCCATGTACGATCAGAAGGAACTGAAAGCGCTCGAAGGCATATTAAAAGAACTATCTAACAAAGGCTATCATTTCGTCACGGTCAATCAGCTGCAGTCGTTTGAAAAATAA
- the fbpA gene encoding Fur-regulated basic protein FbpA, producing MKNQLRAGVEKMRHYYIQRLLGTGTFTTKDQILYSFTLSELKSLAAKVNKP from the coding sequence ATGAAAAATCAACTACGGGCCGGTGTGGAAAAGATGAGGCACTATTACATTCAAAGACTATTAGGGACGGGAACTTTTACAACAAAGGATCAAATCTTGTATTCTTTTACATTAAGCGAACTGAAAAGCCTTGCAGCAAAGGTCAACAAGCCATGA
- a CDS encoding MerR family transcriptional regulator has translation MSAYKDKKVITIGIVSELTGLSERKIRYYEERGLIFPDRSKRGTRKYSFYDVEQLLKIADKREEGVQTNEIKQELLNEQTKKDIRDRMIRGQLNAHFKLPK, from the coding sequence TTGTCCGCTTATAAAGATAAAAAAGTCATTACTATCGGTATCGTCAGTGAATTGACCGGACTTTCTGAGCGGAAGATCCGCTATTACGAGGAGCGTGGATTGATATTCCCCGATCGTTCGAAACGCGGGACGAGAAAGTATTCTTTCTACGATGTCGAGCAATTATTGAAAATCGCCGACAAACGTGAGGAAGGCGTCCAAACCAATGAAATCAAACAGGAGCTGCTCAATGAACAAACGAAAAAAGACATCCGCGACCGGATGATCCGCGGCCAACTGAATGCCCATTTTAAGCTGCCAAAGTGA
- the thiE gene encoding thiamine phosphate synthase, which translates to MRIPSHQLRDLLKLYFIMGSQNTDKDPRFVLEEAIQGGITLFQFREKGEGAKTGGEKEELARSLMQLCRNHGIPFIVNDDIDLAIAIDADGVHVGQDDEDVAAVRERIGDKILGVSAHTLKEVEEAIEDGADYLGIGPIFPTGTKPDAKKPQGDTLIRAVRKEKIDIPIVGIGGITAENASFVIQSGADGISLISAISQAASPKESSKQLLERIMVPLAQNK; encoded by the coding sequence ATGAGAATTCCCAGTCATCAACTGAGAGACCTGCTAAAATTATATTTCATTATGGGCAGTCAAAATACCGATAAGGATCCCCGATTTGTATTGGAGGAAGCGATTCAAGGCGGCATCACCTTATTTCAATTCAGGGAAAAAGGTGAAGGCGCAAAAACTGGCGGAGAAAAGGAAGAACTCGCCCGCAGCCTGATGCAGCTTTGCCGAAATCATGGAATTCCTTTCATCGTGAACGATGACATTGATTTGGCCATAGCCATTGATGCAGATGGTGTCCACGTTGGACAGGACGATGAGGATGTGGCAGCGGTGCGCGAGCGGATTGGGGACAAAATCCTTGGAGTATCCGCCCATACGTTGAAAGAAGTCGAGGAAGCGATCGAGGACGGTGCGGACTATCTTGGCATCGGACCCATTTTTCCAACGGGCACCAAGCCGGATGCTAAAAAGCCCCAGGGTGATACGCTCATCCGGGCGGTCAGGAAGGAAAAGATCGACATTCCAATCGTGGGCATCGGCGGCATCACAGCAGAAAATGCTTCGTTTGTCATCCAAAGCGGGGCGGATGGGATTTCCCTTATATCAGCCATCAGCCAAGCTGCATCACCGAAGGAAAGCTCTAAGCAGCTTTTGGAAAGAATAATGGTGCCGTTAGCTCAAAATAAATAA
- the thiD gene encoding bifunctional hydroxymethylpyrimidine kinase/phosphomethylpyrimidine kinase, producing the protein MKQAMALTIAGSDSGGGAGIQADLKTFQELKVYGMSALTAVTAQNTLGVQGVYPVPKEGVIQQLNAIEEDLRPQALKTGMLFSSDIIEAVAERIHSFQWKNIVVDPVMIAKGGASLLLEEAIDALKTHLLPVATVITPNIPEAEVLTGLNIITADDKRRAVEKLTELGPKYVILKGGHDENPKEAIDFFYDGSELKELRSERIPTKNTHGTGCTFSAALTAELAKGKSVEDAVETAKLFIQAAIQNSLEIGSGHGPTNHWAYQENNKQ; encoded by the coding sequence ATGAAACAAGCAATGGCACTAACGATTGCAGGATCGGACAGCGGCGGCGGTGCAGGAATCCAAGCCGACCTTAAAACCTTTCAAGAATTGAAGGTTTATGGCATGTCAGCGCTCACAGCAGTGACCGCTCAAAATACCCTTGGTGTTCAAGGGGTATATCCAGTTCCCAAAGAAGGGGTCATCCAGCAATTGAATGCGATTGAAGAGGACCTTCGTCCGCAGGCGTTGAAGACCGGCATGCTCTTCAGTTCGGACATTATTGAAGCTGTGGCTGAACGGATTCATTCTTTTCAATGGAAAAATATCGTTGTCGATCCTGTCATGATAGCCAAAGGTGGTGCTTCACTCTTGTTGGAGGAAGCAATCGATGCTTTGAAGACACATTTGCTGCCGGTTGCTACAGTGATCACCCCGAACATTCCAGAAGCGGAAGTATTAACTGGCTTGAATATCATTACAGCTGATGACAAGAGAAGAGCTGTCGAGAAATTGACAGAGCTTGGTCCAAAGTATGTCATCCTCAAGGGGGGGCATGATGAAAATCCGAAAGAAGCGATTGATTTCTTTTATGACGGAAGCGAACTTAAAGAGCTGAGAAGTGAAAGAATACCGACAAAAAATACACATGGTACTGGATGTACATTCTCGGCGGCCCTTACAGCTGAGCTTGCAAAAGGGAAGAGTGTAGAAGATGCTGTTGAAACGGCCAAGCTTTTCATCCAGGCTGCCATCCAAAATTCCTTGGAAATCGGTAGTGGACATGGACCGACAAATCACTGGGCATACCAGGAGAACAATAAGCAATAG
- the thiM gene encoding hydroxyethylthiazole kinase, producing the protein MNISGKLVKLREKKPLVHNMTNVVVTNFTANGLLAIGASPVMAFAKEEVADMAAIAGALVLNIGTLEKDLIDSMIIAGKSANENGVPVLLDPVGAGATTFRTEQAKRILSEINVNVLRGNAAEVANVIGEEWSIKGVDAGEGSGDVIQMAKKAAQQLHCTVVITGKTDVVSDGDQTYLVNNGHPLLTSVTGTGCLLTSVIGAFCAIHEDHAEAALSALVTYGAAAEQAAALAEAHGTGTFQIEFLNQLSKITANEIEQMADYSHETAAMKE; encoded by the coding sequence TTGAATATCAGTGGAAAATTAGTGAAATTAAGAGAAAAGAAGCCGCTTGTCCATAACATGACGAATGTGGTCGTAACGAATTTTACTGCGAATGGGCTGTTGGCGATCGGCGCTTCCCCGGTCATGGCTTTTGCCAAAGAAGAAGTGGCCGATATGGCGGCAATTGCTGGGGCGCTTGTGTTGAACATCGGGACACTTGAAAAGGACCTGATAGATTCGATGATCATTGCAGGGAAATCTGCAAATGAAAATGGCGTGCCAGTCCTGCTTGATCCTGTTGGAGCAGGTGCGACAACGTTCCGGACAGAACAGGCGAAGCGAATTTTGAGCGAAATCAACGTAAACGTATTACGCGGAAATGCCGCGGAAGTTGCCAACGTGATCGGCGAAGAATGGTCCATCAAGGGAGTCGACGCAGGTGAAGGCAGCGGGGATGTCATTCAAATGGCGAAAAAGGCGGCCCAACAGCTGCATTGTACCGTCGTCATCACGGGAAAAACAGACGTCGTTTCCGATGGCGATCAAACTTACCTTGTCAATAATGGCCACCCGCTTTTGACCAGTGTAACCGGAACCGGATGTCTATTGACATCTGTCATCGGAGCATTCTGCGCCATCCATGAAGATCATGCCGAAGCAGCTCTTTCTGCCCTTGTCACTTACGGGGCTGCTGCAGAACAAGCAGCGGCATTAGCGGAAGCCCATGGGACCGGGACGTTTCAAATTGAATTTCTAAACCAGCTTTCCAAAATTACCGCGAATGAAATCGAGCAAATGGCGGACTATTCGCATGAAACTGCAGCAATGAAGGAGTGA
- a CDS encoding DoxX family protein, whose protein sequence is MIIKYIREGMVPSFILAIIRLYLGYTWLTAGLEKILGGEFDASGFLQQALSKTSGSHPAVQPWWGFFLEHLILPNADVFTILVMWGELLVGIGLLMGCFTKTSAFFALLMNISYLFSGSTSTNPQLVLLTFFIIISGMNAGKWGLDGILSKNMNRNASQESSEIALQKSL, encoded by the coding sequence ATGATAATTAAGTACATACGTGAAGGCATGGTTCCTTCCTTTATTTTGGCCATTATCCGTCTTTATTTAGGATATACATGGTTAACGGCTGGTCTCGAAAAAATCTTAGGCGGCGAATTTGACGCGTCAGGCTTTTTACAGCAAGCCCTTAGCAAAACCAGCGGCAGTCATCCTGCTGTTCAGCCTTGGTGGGGATTCTTCCTTGAGCATTTGATTCTACCAAATGCTGATGTATTCACCATCCTTGTTATGTGGGGGGAGCTTTTGGTGGGAATCGGCCTTCTTATGGGGTGCTTTACGAAAACAAGTGCTTTCTTTGCCCTGCTCATGAATATTTCTTATCTATTCAGTGGTTCAACGAGTACGAACCCACAGCTTGTCCTGCTAACTTTTTTTATCATCATTTCAGGTATGAATGCAGGAAAATGGGGTTTGGATGGAATACTTTCAAAGAATATGAACAGAAATGCATCGCAAGAAAGTAGTGAAATCGCCTTGCAGAAATCATTATAA